One genomic segment of Kiritimatiella glycovorans includes these proteins:
- a CDS encoding glycoside hydrolase family 9 protein, with product MNIRGALSSDLQLSVSHLGYRPDSPKTVTLVGATKDDLPEQIPFYLRRAIPRLKRTQERPDAFGVHFPWPFDPMNGEVQPERGEGPGRYVYEGMLVREETRWGTVWQGDFSSFCEPGAWAIETEYQISPPFMIRDRVYERLELGFLNFLHAQRCGCEVPGVHEACHLDDGVLEDGTPWPAAGGWHDAGDVRKWLALTQGNLEGLVTVAEHGHHAFRDRACDEIRWGNHLFHAMITEEGQVFEDVAGGEVPPVIMESSGNLEDAWWYENHPGCSAAQSDNRWTDNRPGSGDERLVRRFYNPAVQFAFVHHQRQCSRVLPDADGVRCRMLAERAWRYGRGRGHDGRTLFVAQELLAALEMNEMDAVRELAGELIARQETGDETIRGFFYEKDRVDAYRSITFAESPVWALLKLIEFAPAGLDDLIGRAREAVAFYCDGYLVTDAASNPFSLVPYGVYVDPPHPGHQTFRDAGGGRGIRSFIQVFGRQGVIHGTSGVVLAHAAVLAKAAALLDRPEWRRLAERQIQWTLGHNIVNRSLYNGIGYRQPVFYGALTTQIPDATCVGFIGRPDDTPYLEESLALIWSTLEIWDVPYHHLMKALPWITG from the coding sequence ATGAACATTCGAGGCGCGTTATCCAGTGACCTTCAGTTGAGCGTCAGCCACCTGGGCTACCGGCCCGATTCGCCGAAAACGGTCACCCTGGTCGGCGCGACAAAGGACGATCTTCCCGAGCAAATCCCCTTTTATCTTCGCCGGGCGATTCCGCGACTGAAGCGCACGCAGGAGCGTCCCGATGCGTTCGGCGTTCACTTCCCGTGGCCGTTCGACCCGATGAACGGCGAGGTGCAGCCGGAGCGGGGTGAGGGTCCGGGGCGCTACGTGTACGAAGGGATGCTCGTTCGTGAGGAGACGCGATGGGGCACGGTCTGGCAGGGCGATTTTTCTTCGTTTTGTGAACCCGGGGCCTGGGCGATCGAAACGGAATATCAAATCTCGCCGCCGTTCATGATCCGGGACCGGGTGTACGAACGACTCGAGCTCGGCTTTCTCAACTTTCTCCATGCGCAGCGTTGCGGATGCGAGGTGCCCGGGGTGCACGAGGCCTGCCATCTCGACGACGGGGTACTCGAGGACGGCACGCCGTGGCCGGCGGCCGGAGGATGGCACGACGCCGGCGACGTCCGTAAATGGCTGGCCCTGACGCAGGGTAATCTCGAGGGACTGGTCACCGTCGCGGAGCACGGTCATCACGCCTTTCGGGATCGCGCGTGCGATGAGATCCGCTGGGGCAACCACCTTTTTCACGCGATGATTACCGAAGAGGGTCAGGTCTTCGAAGACGTCGCCGGCGGCGAGGTCCCTCCGGTCATCATGGAATCCTCGGGGAATCTTGAAGACGCCTGGTGGTACGAGAATCATCCCGGATGCAGTGCCGCACAGAGTGACAACCGGTGGACGGACAATCGTCCCGGCTCGGGGGACGAGCGGCTCGTGCGCCGATTCTACAACCCGGCCGTCCAGTTCGCGTTCGTGCATCATCAGCGTCAGTGCTCGCGTGTCCTGCCCGACGCCGACGGGGTCCGATGCCGGATGCTCGCCGAACGCGCCTGGCGGTACGGGCGCGGGCGGGGGCACGACGGGCGGACGCTATTTGTGGCGCAGGAGCTTCTGGCCGCGCTGGAGATGAACGAGATGGATGCCGTGCGCGAACTCGCCGGGGAACTGATCGCGCGACAGGAGACCGGCGACGAAACCATACGCGGCTTCTTTTACGAAAAGGACCGCGTCGACGCCTACCGCAGCATCACCTTTGCCGAGTCGCCGGTCTGGGCATTATTGAAGCTGATTGAGTTCGCGCCCGCCGGCCTGGACGACCTCATCGGGCGGGCGCGGGAGGCGGTGGCCTTCTACTGTGACGGGTATCTCGTCACCGATGCAGCCTCCAATCCGTTCTCGCTCGTCCCGTACGGCGTGTACGTCGACCCGCCGCATCCGGGCCACCAGACCTTTCGCGACGCCGGGGGAGGGCGGGGCATTCGCTCCTTCATCCAGGTCTTCGGCCGGCAGGGGGTGATCCACGGAACCAGCGGGGTCGTACTCGCTCACGCCGCGGTACTGGCCAAGGCCGCCGCACTCCTCGATCGGCCGGAGTGGCGTAGGCTGGCCGAGCGACAGATTCAGTGGACGCTGGGGCACAACATCGTCAACCGCTCCCTATACAATGGTATCGGATACCGCCAGCCCGTGTTCTACGGAGCCCTGACGACGCAGATCCCCGACGCGACCTGCGTCGGATTCATCGGTCGCCCGGACGATACCCCGTATCTCGAAGAGAGCCTCGCACTCATCTGGAGCACGCTCGAGATCTGGGACGTCCCGTACCACCACCTGATGAAGGCCCTGCCGTGGATAACGGGATGA
- a CDS encoding NPCBM/NEW2 domain-containing protein — protein MKRLCMGMVMAGCAATALALEHVDVTRVELAGEPSRRRQIQKKYLWRYQTGRLRHFEGFLDFERDLLGPYLDRRSAEWVRENLLCGYTAVGKTLEAGVLYEASDADPGPAARTAGYIRQLIDSQDPDGYIGIYPHGEHPPLFYGWTLHDGAYIDLAMIEHFRRFDAGPSLESAQKFVDLVMGSWDRAPTRPGRCSPIGITDASRELYRTTGREKYLEFFADTPFDGRFIAMESIRDWRQRIYPMRAPSSDDASARFESKIHTYRLFARCIDQLALNAIEPDPGLEFMSDYLLAKMVHRKAPGMFITGATGRSEGWVEDQDGRGAVGEACAVIHQIWWLQRLIELRGDLRYGDLMERMIFNHMYGAQNSDPTDGRTRYFTPLSGARNYRKGAHCCEGNTRRFWARLPEQVYFTGEDAIAVNLYMPSELKAELGGLPVVVKQETPYPRKGTVALTVAPLRPKTFTLRLRIPQWADRHELTVNGRRMESRVEQGRVAITRRWKKGDTVLLSLPMTWRWVSGKLHYDGRAALMRGPQVFCVSREHNPGLEGVALSSITMDPSSMRAMEPTGLTAERGGQAVRVRGTMPDGQEVEVVFNDFPEEGGEETYFPLSDPSAATEDELYRDVDLDRWESTLPPEPKPFTNPDEADVNWIGEDGRRYLSASQATGATQGWPKRSIADMRDGRNIGGRPLRMGGVGYEHGIGTHAPSRIVFQLEDELAGYARFAATVGIDDEMRDKPAKVRFSVKRDEATVYDSGPVTPGTEPISVDVPLEDAKTLTLEVDALGDIRFDFANWAGAALLRE, from the coding sequence ATGAAGCGGCTGTGTATGGGCATGGTGATGGCAGGCTGTGCGGCAACCGCGCTCGCGCTGGAACACGTCGACGTGACCCGGGTGGAACTGGCGGGCGAGCCGTCGCGTCGCCGACAGATTCAGAAGAAGTATCTCTGGCGTTATCAGACGGGGCGGTTGCGCCATTTCGAAGGGTTCCTGGATTTCGAGCGCGATCTTTTGGGCCCCTATCTTGACCGTCGATCTGCGGAATGGGTGAGGGAGAACCTGTTGTGCGGCTATACGGCGGTTGGAAAGACCCTCGAAGCGGGGGTACTGTATGAGGCCTCCGACGCGGACCCCGGTCCGGCAGCCCGTACGGCGGGCTATATCCGGCAGCTGATTGATTCGCAGGATCCGGACGGGTATATCGGCATCTATCCGCACGGGGAGCACCCCCCGCTTTTTTATGGATGGACCCTTCACGACGGGGCCTATATCGACCTCGCGATGATCGAGCACTTCCGCCGTTTCGACGCCGGGCCGTCGCTCGAGTCCGCGCAGAAGTTTGTCGATCTCGTGATGGGTTCATGGGATCGCGCGCCGACCCGGCCGGGCCGTTGTTCGCCGATCGGGATCACCGATGCTTCGCGCGAGCTGTACCGGACCACGGGCCGGGAAAAGTATCTCGAGTTCTTCGCCGATACTCCGTTCGACGGTCGCTTCATCGCCATGGAATCCATCCGCGACTGGCGGCAGCGAATCTATCCCATGCGCGCGCCTTCCAGCGACGACGCTTCGGCCAGATTCGAGAGCAAGATCCACACCTACCGCCTCTTTGCACGCTGTATAGATCAACTCGCCCTGAACGCGATAGAGCCCGATCCCGGTCTCGAATTCATGAGCGATTACCTGCTCGCGAAAATGGTCCATCGCAAGGCACCCGGGATGTTTATCACCGGCGCCACCGGGCGCTCCGAGGGCTGGGTCGAAGATCAGGACGGCCGGGGAGCAGTGGGCGAGGCATGTGCGGTGATCCATCAGATCTGGTGGCTGCAGCGTTTGATCGAACTGCGGGGCGATCTGAGGTATGGCGATCTGATGGAGCGAATGATTTTCAATCACATGTATGGCGCGCAAAACAGCGATCCCACCGATGGTCGTACGCGTTATTTCACCCCGCTCAGCGGCGCGCGCAACTACCGCAAGGGCGCTCACTGTTGCGAAGGCAATACCCGGCGCTTCTGGGCGCGGCTGCCGGAACAGGTCTACTTCACCGGGGAAGATGCCATCGCAGTAAACCTCTATATGCCTTCGGAATTGAAGGCCGAGCTCGGAGGACTTCCCGTCGTCGTGAAACAGGAGACCCCATATCCGCGGAAGGGAACGGTTGCCTTGACGGTAGCGCCTCTTCGTCCGAAGACGTTCACGCTTCGTCTGCGCATCCCGCAATGGGCGGACCGTCACGAATTGACGGTGAACGGTCGAAGGATGGAGTCCCGGGTGGAGCAGGGCAGGGTCGCGATTACGCGTCGATGGAAGAAGGGCGATACGGTTCTTCTCTCCCTGCCGATGACATGGCGCTGGGTGAGCGGGAAACTTCACTACGACGGACGCGCGGCGCTCATGCGGGGGCCGCAGGTGTTCTGCGTGTCGCGTGAACACAACCCCGGCCTGGAGGGCGTGGCGCTCTCTTCCATCACCATGGATCCTTCCTCGATGCGGGCCATGGAACCGACCGGCCTGACGGCCGAACGGGGAGGACAGGCGGTGCGGGTTCGCGGGACGATGCCCGACGGTCAGGAGGTCGAGGTCGTCTTTAATGACTTCCCGGAAGAGGGAGGAGAGGAGACCTATTTCCCGCTGAGTGATCCGTCCGCCGCGACAGAGGACGAGTTGTACCGTGACGTCGATCTCGATCGATGGGAGTCGACTCTGCCCCCGGAGCCGAAGCCGTTCACAAATCCTGATGAAGCGGACGTGAATTGGATCGGCGAAGACGGGCGTCGTTATCTCAGCGCGTCACAGGCGACCGGGGCCACGCAGGGCTGGCCGAAGCGCTCGATCGCCGATATGCGTGACGGGCGGAATATCGGGGGGCGTCCACTGCGTATGGGCGGGGTAGGATACGAACACGGGATTGGAACCCATGCGCCCAGCCGAATCGTATTTCAGCTCGAAGATGAACTCGCGGGCTATGCGCGTTTCGCGGCGACCGTAGGCATAGACGATGAAATGCGCGATAAGCCGGCGAAGGTTCGTTTTTCCGTGAAGCGGGACGAAGCGACCGTCTACGACTCCGGCCCGGTAACGCCCGGCACCGAACCGATCTCCGTCGATGTCCCCCTCGAAGACGCGAAGACGCTCACGCTCGAGGTCGATGCACTGGGGGATATCCGGTTCGATTTTGCCAATTGGGCCGGGGCCGCGTTGTTGCGCGAATGA
- a CDS encoding type II toxin-antitoxin system VapC family toxin, with protein sequence MVSRVFFDTSTVVPLLIAEPYSEEALSVWKRTEERFAWRWLKVETEAALARRRAPMEAWENWGRAERALFWIELPDHQLEALCAFNRSLRLRAADAAHLFVMERLARAVPNVKLFTYDQEMRESAHALSLSQINV encoded by the coding sequence ATGGTGAGCCGCGTCTTTTTTGATACCAGCACGGTGGTCCCGCTATTGATTGCCGAGCCTTACTCAGAAGAAGCACTGTCCGTCTGGAAGAGAACGGAAGAGCGTTTTGCGTGGCGCTGGCTGAAGGTGGAGACCGAAGCCGCCCTCGCGCGACGCCGTGCGCCCATGGAGGCTTGGGAAAACTGGGGCCGCGCAGAGCGTGCATTATTCTGGATTGAACTACCGGACCATCAGCTGGAGGCCCTCTGCGCGTTCAATCGCTCCCTGCGACTCCGCGCGGCCGATGCGGCGCACCTTTTTGTCATGGAGCGGCTGGCCCGTGCAGTCCCGAATGTTAAGCTATTTACTTACGATCAGGAAATGCGCGAGTCCGCCCACGCGTTGAGCCTGTCTCAGATCAACGTCTGA